The Carassius gibelio isolate Cgi1373 ecotype wild population from Czech Republic chromosome B22, carGib1.2-hapl.c, whole genome shotgun sequence genome window below encodes:
- the LOC127986947 gene encoding gastrula zinc finger protein XlCGF52.1 — MNKPEPFRIKHKDTAKQGDLMEDSEESEERNEAEDKHNHVKTCEKSFSCSQTKSNLLKKAKKPFTCSHCGKCYTVKATLAIHMRTHTGENLHTCDQCGKSFPIKAYLKDHMRIHTGEKPYSCDQCGKSFTMKGTLKDHMRVHTGEKLYSCDQCGKSFAYRHSLKSHTRAHSGEKPFSCDQCGNNFTSKRSLKEHMTIHTGVKPHTCDQCGTSFRQKAALREHMTIHTGVKPFACDQCGKSFRKSCTFKVHLRRHSGERPFNCDQCGKTFFRSDALKDHLKVHTKEKPYMCTLCGRSFSQSGTLKLHQKRHNSVKEHMCFDCGKTFVRDAELKLHQSTHTGEKPYKCSHCNKRFRWSDYLKKHERIHTGEKPFKCSHCDKRFKWSEYLKKHERIHTGEKLYQCSQCEKSFTLSSSLLSHTKKKCVKS; from the coding sequence ACCTAATGGAAGACAGTGAGGAGAGTGAAGAACGGAATGAGGCCGAGGACAAGCATAATCATGTCAAAACTTGTGAGAAATCTTTTAGTTGCTCACAGACTAAAAGTAATTTATTGAAAAAAGCCAAAAAGCCTTTCACCTGCTCTCATTGTGGGAAGTGTTACACAGTAAAAGCAACCCTGGCAATACACATGAGGACCCATACTGGAGAAAATCTGCACACGTGTGATCAATGCGGGAAGAGTTTTCCGATAAAAGCATACCTTAAGGATCACAtgagaatccacactggagaaaaaccgtactcatgtgatcagtgcgggaagagttttacGATGAAAGGAACCCTTAAGgatcacatgagagttcacactggagagaagctgtactcgtgtgatcagtgcgggaagagttttgcATACAGACACAGTCTTAAAAGTCACACGAGAGCTCATAGTGGAGAGAAGCCATTCTCATGTGATCAATGTGGGAATAATTTCACAAGTAAAAGATCTCTTAAGGAACACATGacaatccacactggagtgaaaccacacacatgtgatcaatgtggGACAAGTTTCAGACAAAAAGCAGCCCTTAGGGAGCACATGAccatccacactggagtgaagcCGTttgcatgtgatcagtgcggaaaGAGTTTCAGAAAGTCatgcacttttaaagtacacctgcgTCGTCATTCTGGAGAAAGACCATTTAACTGTGACCAGTGTGGTAAAACTTTTTTTAGGTCAGATGCGCTGAAGGACCACCTGAAAGTTCATACAAAGGAGAAGCCTTACATGTGTACTTTGTGTGGAAGGAGTTTTAGTCAGTCAGGTACTTTAAAATTGCATCAGAAAAGACACAACAGTGTGAAGGAGCATATGTGTTTTGATTGTGGGAAGACTTTTGTTAGAGATGCTGAACTCAAACTGCATCAGAGCACTcatactggagaaaaaccttacaagtgttcacattgtAACAAGAGATTCAGATGGTCAGAttatctgaaaaaacatgagaggatccacaccggAGAAAAACCTttcaagtgttcacactgtgacaagagattcaaatGGTCAGAATATCTAAAAAAACACGAGAGGATCCATACTGGAGAGaagctgtatcagtgcagtcaaTGTGAAAAGAGTTTCACTCTGTCGTCATCTTTACTCAGTCATACAAAAAAGAAATGTGTGAAATCATGA